The DNA region GTCGAAGGCGAACCACGAGCGACTGATCCGGGACGGCTACGCGCTCTCGTCCAACCTCCTGCTCAACAGCAGTCAGGTACGAAGCGAGGCGACCGAACTCCTCCCCGATCTGGAATCGAAACGCTACGCCGTCGGCATCAACGGGATCGACGGCCAGCGATACCGGCCGAACGGCGGGGCCGGAGTCACCGGAACCCGAGAGGACGGTGAGGGGACCGGCGACGAACCCGCGACGCTCCTCTACGTCAGTCGGCTCGAAGAGCGAAAAGGGATCTTCACGCTGTTGGACGCCCTCTCCGCGGAATTCTCGGCGTCCGACGTTCGCTGTCTCGTCGTCGGCGAGGGCGAGGAACGGCCCGCAGTCGAGCGACGAATCACGGATCACGGCATCGGAGAAATGGTGGAGTTGAAAGGGTTCGTCCCCGAACTGGCCGATTACTACGACGAAGCGGACGTGCTGGTCGTCCCCAGTTACCACGAGGACTTCGGGCTGATTTACGCCGAAGCCATGTCGTGTGGCACGCCGGTCATCGGAACGACGAACGTGCCCGAAAGCGTGATTCCGAACGAGTCGGTCGGATTTCGAGTCCCGCCGAAGGACCCCGCCAGCCTCCGCGATGCGATCCGAACGGCGATTCGAACGGAGTGGGACACGGAAACGATCCTCGACCACGCCCGGACGTTTCACTGGGAGCGAAAGATCGAGGAGTACGACGATATCTACGCCGACCTCGTGAACGGGGAGTTCTGATCACTTGTAGCCGAGCGTCCGCAACCGCGTCTCGACCGTCGAATCGTGGAGGTCGGTGCCGTCCTCCATCATGTTCCCGGCGACCTCATCGGCCGACGTGAACTCGTCCAACTCCGTCCGCAATCGACTCTCCCATTCGACGGTACCGGACACGTCCTTGGTTTCGTCGGGGTCGGCCGCCAAATCGTACGCCTCGGTTCGGAGCTGTCTGCGCGTCTCGGCGTCGAACGTCTCGATGACCTTTCGATCCTCCGTCCTGATGCCCGTGTACGCCCGATTCAGCATCGGGGAGTGATTCAACAGGTAACTCCGCCTCGCTTCGTCGCCGTGCGGAGCACCCTCCCAGTTCGACGGCACGTCGAGACCCAGATTCGACGCTATCGTCGCGGGGATGTCGAGTTGTCGCACCTCCTCCGCTCCCGAAAACCACTCGGCGGCCGTCGGACTGGCGAACAGGGGAACCCGAACACATTCGTCGTAGAGGCGGGCGTGGCCGTACTTCCCGTGGTTGAACTCCTCGCCGTGGTCGCCGACGACGACCACGACGGCGTCGTCGTCGATAAAGTCGAAGACCTTCCCGATCTGTTCGTCCAGGAAATCCACACACTCCCAGTACAGCGCCTCCAACGTGGCGAGCGTCTCCCCGTCCACCTCGCTGTGATGTTTCGAGAACTCGTAGTGTGAGCGCAGCGTCCGCACGAGACCGCTTTCGACCGACCGCCTGAAACCGGGGAGGAACGGCACGTGGACGTCCATCAGGTGCAGCCAACAGAATCTCGGCCCGTCCGTTCGTCCGTACCATCGCTCCGCCCGTTCCGCCAGTTCGGTCGTCGTCACCCGACCGCGGAACCGAGCGTAGTCGGTCGCGTTCCGCAGGGTTTCCGAGACGGCGTCGAGTTTCGCCGGGAGCAGGGACGAATCGACGGTCAAACCGTCGTTCCAGAACGCATCGAAGTACGGTTCCCACGCGCTCAAAAACGGGTTCGACGCGACGAACCGCCGGTCGAATACCCCGACTCGGAGAGCAGTTCCATGAGCGGCCTCGCTCCGTCGCGAATTTCGTCGAACCGTCGTAGACGAAGGGGTAGTACTGCCCGGCGAGGATGGCGGGGAAGACCCCCCGCGTCGCGGGTGCCGGACAGATGGCGTCCCGTCGGCGGTACTCCGCGGTCAGGGCTTCGAAGGAATCCATCTCGTCGGGCGCGTCGTGTCGCCAGCAGTCGATGGTGAGCAGGACGACGTCGGGTGACTCGGAAACGTCGGACATCTCAGAGGTACCCCAACTCTTTGAGTCGCGTCGAAACGTCCCCAGCGGTTTCCGGGCGTCGTTCCGACGAGGTGCCAGACACCACCGTCCGGCGATTCGACCACTCCAGTTCGAACCACGGAACCGTAACGAGGTCGGGGGCGTGGATGCCCTCGGGATGGCCGTACACCCGAACCCCCGCCGGACCCAGACGCTCGCCGAACAGGTTGCCGTGGTCGGCCGTCACGACGGTCTTTCCGTCCAGTTCGTTCCCCAGTTCCCGAACGTGTGGAAGCACGAGATCGAGGTTCTCCCGATACGCCTTCCGGACGACGTCCTCTCGGAGATGGCCCTGTTTCAGCAGGTCCCAGACGTTCCAGTGGTCGCTCTCGGCCGTCTCGCCGCTCGCCATCCGCCGCGACAGTTCGATGCCCGCCTGTTCCTCGATGTGCTCCTGTCCGAACTCCCCGATGAACGGGTAGTGTGGCTGGATGAAATGGGCGATGATCCGTTTGTCCGGATACCGTTCCGCCGCTTCGAGCGTCCGCCGTACCATCTCGCGCGGTCGAACCGTGTTGTTGGTCTCGTCCCAGTCGGACTCCCAGACGTTCACGACCGCGTGGAACACGCCGTCGTCCGTGTGGACCTCGACTTGCGGGTTCGCGGTCACGTAGACGGTGTCGCGGAACGTCCGACCGTCGAAGTTCGCCCGCAGGAACTCGGGCGTGTTCGATCCGAGCGAGCGCTTCCGTTTCAGCGTCCCCGACAGCCCCGAACCGGGGAGCGCCCGCCAGGAACGTGTCGAACCGACAGGCGTCGAGGAGGACCAGCGTGTCCCACTCCTCGTTCATCACCGCCGTTCCTTCGTCCCCGTCGAAGTAGCGGTAGTACGGTTTCAACACCGCCTTCTCGTAGAGGAACGGGAGCGCGATGGTGCGCCACCATCGTTCGTCGTCGTAGTGCGCCGCCGTCTGTCGAATCTTGTCGGTTACGCTCATGTCGGCACCTCCGTTCGTCGGGCCAGTCGTTCGGTCAGATACGTCGAAAGCGCGTACGCCATCCACGCCTGACACCATCGCATCAGCGTGAATCGCTTCGTGTAGAAGCGCCGTTTCTGGTAGTAGAACTGCCCGTCACCCGCGTACAGGTTTTCGAGCACCCAGTCGATGATGGCGCGGGCGAACTCGAACTCGCCTGCCATGCTGAACACGATGATTCCCTGCGTCGCCGCGTGGATGTCCTTCGGGAACTTCGAGTTCTCGTCCCAGTTGGGCGCGCCGTCCGCCTCGAACAGCCGATTTCGATAGAACTCCAGCGCCGCCGCGAGTTCGTCCGCGTAGCGCTCCGTTCCCGTCACTTCGTGATAGCGCAACATGGCCTCGATGATGAAACCGTTGTGGTGGTTGTCCATCGACAGGTGGGACGCCGACGGCGGTTCGCGGTAGTACCACCCGCCGAGGGAGGTCTGTCGCTCGACAACGTAATCGAGCAGTTTCGAGGACCGGCGGCGCAGTTCGTCGTCGTCGAACCGTCCGTACAGATCGATCAGTAGGCGCGCGCCGAGCGCACCGCCGTTGAGCGTGTAGTAGTCGCCGCTCTCCAGCGGTTGGTACTTGATCTTGGCGGCGTCGCCTATCTCGCGGTACTCCAACTCGTCGTAGAGGAAATCGGTCGCCTCGGCCGCCGTCTCGCCGAATTTCGGATCGTATTCTCCCATCGACAGCAACGCCTTGGTCGCGTAGGAGGTCGGGACGACGTTCGGCGTGTTCGGCGGTCGCTTCTCCCGAAGCATCTGCATCGCGTGTCGGTGGCCGCCGCAGAACCCGGCGTACCCCTCGCTCGTGTTCTCGGTCAGCCACTCGGCGAGCCGAATCGCCTCCTCCCGATAGCGTTCGTCCCCGGAGAACCGAAACAACCGCTCGTTCGCCAAGACGAAGAGGGCGGTTCCCTTGAAGCTCCGGCGCTGTTCCACGAGGAGAAGCGGTCGGACGTTCACCGGCGACCGCTTGATTCCCTCCTGCACGAGGATGTTGAGCCACTTGTTATCGACCGGAGTTTCCCGGAGCAGGCGACTGCTCATCCCGTCGAAGTAGTCGTATCCGACGTAGTCGTGCTCCCACGAGTACCGAAGCGTCTCCCCGAGGAGGTCGTAGATGACCTCGTCCCCCAACTCGCCGGTCGTCGTGTAGATCAGTTCACTCATCTATCGACTCCCAAATCCGTGTGACCAGTTCTCCGACTTCGTCTCGAACCCGCTTGGACTCGCCGAGGCTTCCCTCGGTTCCGCGATTGGCGTCCAGATAGTCGAATATCTCGTGGTGGTCGCGGGTCAATAGGATGTCCCCGTCGCGCGCCATCTGCTGGTCCACGGAGAGCGGCGTCTCGGGGAAAAAGGACACCGCCGGTTTGTTCATGCACGCGGCTTCCCGCGCCATCGTCCCGGATCCGGTGAGGACGCCGTCGGAGTGCCACGCGAGTTGCAGGCCGTTCAAGGCAGTCTCCGGGACGTACACATCGCTGGGGCCGTACGGCGCTGTGAACTCTTCGTCGCCCCTGCCGCGCGGCAGGTAGACGACGTCGATTCCGCGCTCCGCCGCCTCCCGGAGGATGTCGGGGACGAGCGACCGCTCCTCGGAGACGTACGCGGCGTCGAGGGCCTCCGGGCGGACGACGATGTACTCCTCGAACGGAAGCCGTTCGGGAAACGACGGGTCGGGTTCGAAGTCGGCGACGTAGATGTCCTCCTTGTAGCCGTCGTAGGTGTGAACCCGCGAGGAATCGACGCGCCACTTGGTCAGTTCCGAGGTTTCGAACGCCGCCGGAACGACGTTGTGCGTCGCCTGTGCCTCCAGTCGGTTGTACAACTCCTCGAAGCCCAACCCGTCCACGTGCGCCGTGATGTCGTTGTCGGTGAAGTGAATCGACGGGATGCCCCGCGCTTTCGACGCGAGGACACACATCGCGTTTCTAGACGACAGCGAGACGCTCGCGGGCGGTGCTTGCGCCGCGAGTTGCATCGTCCGAAGCGGGATGCCGAACTTCCGGAGCAGGGTATTGTCGAAATCGCGGCCGAGGACGGTGTAGTCGAAGCCGGTTTCCCCGGCCAAATCGACGGTCTCCGTCTTCTCCCGAACCGTGACTTCCGTTCGAACGTCGGTCAGCGAGTCCACCAGTCCACGGAAGAAAAAGGGATGTGACGGACTCACGAGGTCTATCCACGCCGTTTGGGTCGTCGTTGCTGTCGTCATATCCGTTGCACCTCGATCCCGACCGCGGCCCATTCGTCCGCGTCGAGCACCGCTTTCGTGTCGATGACGAGGTTCCCCGCCATTCCGTCCGCAATAGCCCTCGCTTCCAGCGATTCGAACTCGTCGTGATCGGTCGTGACGACGAGCGCGTCGGCCCCGTCCACGGCGTCCGCCAGCGACTCCAGTCGAATCGCAGGATTTGCGACGTGGGGGTCGTGCAGCACCACCCGGGCCGCGTTCGAACGCGGTCCGGGGTCGTGGTCGTGGTCGGGAGCGTCGTTCGATTCGTCCTCTCGTCGGCCGGTTTCGCCACCGCCGTCCGTCGCGGGCGTCTCCGTCGCCGCTTCGTGCTCGTCTTCCGCCGCCCTCCGCACCGCCTCCGCGAGTCGAAGTCCGGGACTCTCGCGAGCGTCCCCGATGTTCCCCTTGTACGCGACGCCGAGAACCGCGATTTTCGTCCCCGCCAATCCACCCAGTTCCTCGTCGAGGAGTTCCGCGACGTACCCCGCCATGCCGTCGTTGACCCGCCGGGCGCGTGCGATCAGTCCAACTCGTCGAGCGCTGGCCCAGAAACCACGGGTCGACGGGCAGACAGTGGCCGCCGACGCCGGGTCCCGGACGATGGATGTTCACGCGCGGGTGCTCGTTGGCGAGGCCGATGGCTTCCCGCGAGTCGATGCCGTACTCCCGGGTGAGTTTGGCTATCTCGTTGGCGAGCGCGATGTTCGTGTCGCGGAACGTGTTTTGGATGAGTTTGACGAACTCCGCCGTCGTGGCGTCGCTGGTCGTCCGAATCTCCCCCTCCACGAACGAATCGTAGAGGCGGACGGCGGCCTCCGTCGAAACGCCGTTCACGCCGCCGATGATGCGGGCGTTCTGGCGCATCTCCGTGATGATGTTTCCCGGCAGGACCGTCTCGGGACAGTGGACGAGCGCGAACTCGTCACCGGCCCGCAGTCCGTCGGTTTCGAGGACGGGACGGAGCACGTCCTCGGTCGTTCCGGGCGGCACCGTCGATTCCAGAATGACGGTGTCGCGACCCGCAGGTGGGGTCGAATGGCCTCGCCCGCCGACCGAACGTAGTTCAGGTCGGCCCGTTTCGCGTCCGCGTCGAACGGCGTCGGCACGCAGACGATGTGATACTTCGCCGGTTCGACGGTCGAAGTCACGTCGAGGTTGCCGGACTCGAACGCCTGCGTGACGAACGCCCGGAGGCCGGGTTCGTCCATCGGCAACTCGCGGTCCTCCAGCCCCTCGATGACGCTCTCGTCGGTGTCGTAGCCGACCACATTGTGATCGTAGTTGGCGAACATCGCGGCCGTCGGGAGGCCGATGTACCCCAAGCCGTGAACGAAAATCTCGTTCATCCGGTTTCCCCCCGAACCGTTCCGTTCGACCGCAGTATCGATACGATTGACTCCCCGGTGCTTCCGTTACCGAAGGGGTTGTCCCACTCGGTTGCTGTTTCGATCATGATTCGTGACCCTCGTCGTATCTCGTCCGGGTCCGTCCCGACGAGTCTGTTCGCCCCGACCTCGATGGTCTCCGGGCGTTCGGTGCTGTCGCGGAGCGTCACGCACGGCGTTCCCAAAATACACGCTTCCTCCTGGACGCCACCCGAGTCCGTCAGGACGAGGTCGCTTCGCTCTCCAGTTTCAGGAAGTCCAGATACTCCCGCGGTTCGAGCAGTCGGACGGTTTCCGGGACGTCGATGCCGAACGCCGACAACCGTTCGCGCGAGCGTGGATGGATCGGATACACGACCGGACAGGAGAGCGACGACGCGACCGCATCCGCTCCCCGGAGGACGGACGCGAACCGCTCGGGGGCGTCCACGGTTTCCTGGCGGTGTGCCGTCAGGAGGACGAAGTTCCCGGGGTCGAGACCGAGGTCGGAGAGAACGGTGCTCTTTTCGAGCGCGAGCGTGCGGTTTTGCTCCACCGCATCGACCACGGTGTTTCCGGTGACGAACACGCGCTCGTCGTCGATCCCTTCCTCCGCGAGCAGGTTCGCCGAGCGCTCCGTCGGCGCGAAGAGGTAATCCGAGAGGTGGTCCGCGACGCGCCGGTTCGACTCCTCGGGCATCTCACGGTCGAAGCTACGCAATCCCGCCTCGACGTGGCCGAGGCGAGTCGGCAGTTTGTCCGCCGCGATGGTCCCGGCGAGCACGGTGTTCGTGTCCCCCTGCACGAGCACCACGTCCGGCCGCTCGTCTTCGTGGATGGATTCGATGCCCGAGATCATTCCCGCCGTCTGCCGACCGTGCGATCCCGACCCGATATCGAGGTTGTACTCCGGCGTCGGCAGGTTCAGTTGTTCGAAGAACACGCGGTCGAGCGACTCCGAGTAATGCTGACCGGTGTGCAACAGGAAGTGGTCGATGTCCTCCCGTTCGCACGCCCGAATCACCGGTGCCAACTTGATGATCTCTGGGCGCGTCCCGAGGACGAGCGCGATGGCGAGGTCCGCCATCTATCTCCCCACTCCCTGCTGTCGAATCAGGTCCGTGATGCGATTCAGAATCAGTCCGCAGAACACGCCCAGTACGCCGAATATCGTCACGAACCCGGCGACGAGCACCTTGCTCGGGTAGAAGTTATCCGTCGCTTGGTAGATGAGGATCGCGTTCATCCCGTACAGCGTTCCCGCGAGGATGAACAACAGACCCGGCAAGCCGAAGAACACCAACGGATGGCGGTCGCGAACCAACTGTACGAGATACAGCGCGACGATCGACCCGTGGTGGATCGGATTGTAGGTCTGTCCGTCGATGCCCTCGTACCGCACGTCGATGGGAACCTCCCGTATCGACAACCCGTTTCGTACCGCCTGATCGACCATCTCGGATTCGACGCCGATGCCGTTCGTCCGGACCGAATCGTCTCGACCGTCTCGGCCGAGAGTGCGCGAAATCCGCTCTGTGTGTCGGTCAGCGAGACGTCCGAGGAATGTATCGTCAGGTAGTCGAGCACCTTCTGCCCGAACCGTCGATACGCTGGGGTCTCGTCGTCCTCGGACGGCGAGAGATACCGACTGCCGATCACGAGGTCGGTGTCGCCTTCGAGCACCGAGTTCGCGACGGAACGGATGTCCCCCGTCACGTGTTGGCCGTCCGCGTCCATGAGCACCAACACGTCGAACTCGACCGTCCGCGAGTACTCGAACAGGGTCTGTATCGCCCCGCCCTTCCCGCGATTGGTCTCGTGCTCGATGACCGTGGCACCCGCTTTCTGCGCTATCGACGCCGTCCCGTCGGAACTCCCGTCGTCCACCACGATGACGCGCTCGGCGTATCGTTGCGCGGAGAGGACCGTACTACCGATTCCGACCTCCTCGTTGTACGCCGGGATACCGACGACGATACCGTCCATGCTGGCGGTCGTCGCTGAACGGTCGTCGGGAGCGACATCGACGATATCGCCGGAATCGACGTCGAGGAACGCATCGGTCCGGTCCGATTCGTCGGCGTCGAACGCCGTTTTCGACGCGCGACCGTTCGATGCACGACCGCTCGGGTCCGCTTTCCGTTCGAATGCGATCGGTTGTGACGGATCGGTTTGTACGACGATACCCGAGTAGTCGTTTTCGTCGGCTGCCTCGATGAGGGCGGCGTGGAGCGCATCGATGCACCCGGCTCCGTCCGTCGAATCCACGAGACGGGCACCGAATTGCTTCGCGGTCCGAACGCTCTTTGCGTCCGGGATTCCCGGATGAACGACGAACACGTCGTAGCCGAGTCGAACCGCTCGTCGGATCGAGACGGCGGTCTCCTCCTCGTTCGTTTTCGTAGCTATCAGGCCGACCGCCGTCGTATCGTGAGTTCCGGAAAGCCGGTGAAATATTTGTGAACTGTTGTTCATTTACTCCCCTTCGGCGTCTCCAACGCCCGTTGTGAGGTCACTGGGAATTGGACAGCTAGTTCTCCCTCGGACAACTGTTTCGAGAATGTGCTGTCGGCGGACCGGTATTTCAACCCCAACCTTCGTTTCGAAGGTTCCGTCCCGCTCGACCGCCTTCCATCGTCCGTTTCTAGCGCAACCGGCTGTGCGAAAGGGAAGAGCGTGACGTCGGAGAGTCGTCCCAAATCAACGGATAGCGGCCACGAGACGGCAGCTAACGTGATAGGATGACCATTCTACACTAGCAGTAGCCGCGGTCGCGGGAGCGATTGAAGGGAGAAGAGGAGCGACGGGAGGGAGAAGTGGACCGACTGGAATCAGTGTGAACGAACCGCGTCGAGCGTTGGATTCCGGCCGGTTATCAGCCGTCAGAATCGCTACCATGACCGATTTTTTCGGCGCTCCGAACCGCGTCGGAAACGAGCGTGCTCGACACCGTAGTTCCGGTGAACGAGACCCGCTCGAACGCGTTAGTCACGGTTTCGAGCCCTCTCCGTTCGTCCTCGTCGATATTCGCCGCCCTACAGGCGCGATAGAACTCCCAGTGTGTCAACCGAGGTTCGACCGCGGTCGTCGTTTCCAGATGGGACCGAACGGCCGCGTAGGCCAGTTCGGCCGCGCGGTTCAGGTCTCCCGCGGTGAGCGCGGCGTTCGCGCGTTCGGCCAACTCGTCCGACGGGTCGTCGGAGTCGGAGTCTGAGGCGATCGAATCGCCGGTGGTATCGGCGGCGATGGCGGCCTCGGGCGAGACCGTTCCCTCACCGTTCGATTCCGTCGAGTCGCCTCGGCGGCGGACGTAAACGCCGCCGATGAGGAGCAATCCGGCGAGCGCCCCGCCGAGGACGAGGGGAAGCCACTCGCGGTCGAAGACGGAATCCGTCCCCGGCAACTGGAGGGTCATGCGCGTTCGCGTTCGACTCGCGGCGAGGTTCGTCCCTCCACCGCCGAAGTTCGTGGCGAGCACGACGGTCCCGTTCGACTGGTTGTGTACGACGCTCGGCGGGACCCGCAGTTGGGAGCGATACGTCCCGTTGGCGTCGGTCTCCACCGTCCCTATCGGCGTCCCGTTGGCGAGGACGGCGACGGATCGGTTCGGGACGGTCCGCCCGTCTTTCGTCGTCAATCGTCCGTGGACGGTGACGTTGCGCCCCTGCGTGACGTTACCCGTGAGCGACAGCGAAGTCGGCGTTTGGCGGACTCGAATAGCGGTCGTGGCCTTCGCTCGGCGGAGCGCCTGTCCGTGATACGGCAACTGAACCCGGAGCGTCCGTTTTCCGGCCGAGACGTTCGCGGGCAGTTTCGAGCGGAAATGAAAGATACCATCGGAACCGGTCGTCGTGGACCCGATGCGCTTACCGTCGGCGAACAGGACGACGGGGACGCTCGTGACCGTCCCGCCCGCCGCCCGTACCGACCCGGAGGCGGTGACGTGCCGCTGGAACGACGCGGTGTCGTCGCTCCGGTGAAGGACGACCTTCGCCCGCGTCGGGTTCACGGTCGATTCGACGGTTCGGTTGTCCCCGAGGTAGACGGAATCGTCGGCGGGGACGTACCGAAGGTCGAACGGTTGGGTTCCGAGGTGAACCGCACGTGGCCGCCCGGAGATCGAAAACGTCCCGTCCGACCGCGTTTTCGTGGTGACCGTGTGGTTCGGCGTGAGCCGAAGGCGGACCGTTCGGTTGGCGAGCGTCGTCCCGTTGACCGACCGTAGCACGCCCGTCACGCGCAGTGGATTCCGGTACGATGTCCTCTTTTGGACCGAGCGCACCGTCAACCGCGTTTTCGTGAACTCGTTCTTCCGTACGTCCATCTGCTGTTTCGTGACGTTGTTCGTCTCCCGGTGAACCGACCGAACCTCCTTCTTGAACTGCTTCCCGGTCGAGTTAGACACGTTCCCATAGCTGTGGGTGAGTCGGTCGTTGGTGTTCGA from Haladaptatus sp. R4 includes:
- a CDS encoding antibiotic ABC transporter permease; this encodes MSELIYTTTGELGDEVIYDLLGETLRYSWEHDYVGYDYFDGMSSRLLRETPVDNKWLNILVQEGIKRSPVNVRPLLLVEQRRSFKGTALFVLANERLFRFSGDERYREEAIRLAEWLTENTSEGYAGFCGGHRHAMQMLREKRPPNTPNVVPTSYATKALLSMGEYDPKFGETAAEATDFLYDELEYREIGDAAKIKYQPLESGDYYTLNGGALGARLLIDLYGRFDDDELRRRSSKLLDYVVERQTSLGGWYYREPPSASHLSMDNHHNGFIIEAMLRYHEVTGTERYADELAAALEFYRNRLFEADGAPNWDENSKFPKDIHAATQGIIVFSMAGEFEFARAIIDWVLENLYAGDGQFYYQKRRFYTKRFTLMRWCQAWMAYALSTYLTERLARRTEVPT
- a CDS encoding DUF354 domain-containing protein, which translates into the protein MTTATTTQTAWIDLVSPSHPFFFRGLVDSLTDVRTEVTVREKTETVDLAGETGFDYTVLGRDFDNTLLRKFGIPLRTMQLAAQAPPASVSLSSRNAMCVLASKARGIPSIHFTDNDITAHVDGLGFEELYNRLEAQATHNVVPAAFETSELTKWRVDSSRVHTYDGYKEDIYVADFEPDPSFPERLPFEEYIVVRPEALDAAYVSEERSLVPDILREAAERGIDVVYLPRGRGDEEFTAPYGPSDVYVPETALNGLQLAWHSDGVLTGSGTMAREAACMNKPAVSFFPETPLSVDQQMARDGDILLTRDHHEIFDYLDANRGTEGSLGESKRVRDEVGELVTRIWESIDE
- a CDS encoding glycosyltransferase family 4 protein; translation: MHVLQVGPVPRRVGGRNTGGVANHIWDLSRQLTDEGYDVSVLAHNLYESRSDPVVREDVEIYGVNWKRLGGHLGTVSAPGDLYAVNRDYFGQFPPAERAKYLAYHLHCRSVFAELSPDVIHNHHLGFKCPIVHHERDATLDADPPILTSVHGFHGMMFGDERSKANHERLIRDGYALSSNLLLNSSQVRSEATELLPDLESKRYAVGINGIDGQRYRPNGGAGVTGTREDGEGTGDEPATLLYVSRLEERKGIFTLLDALSAEFSASDVRCLVVGEGEERPAVERRITDHGIGEMVELKGFVPELADYYDEADVLVVPSYHEDFGLIYAEAMSCGTPVIGTTNVPESVIPNESVGFRVPPKDPASLRDAIRTAIRTEWDTETILDHARTFHWERKIEEYDDIYADLVNGEF
- a CDS encoding glycosyltransferase family 2 protein, with the protein product MNNSSQIFHRLSGTHDTTAVGLIATKTNEEETAVSIRRAVRLGYDVFVVHPGIPDAKSVRTAKQFGARLVDSTDGAGCIDALHAALIEAADENDYSGIVVQTDPSQPIAFERKADPSGRASNGRASKTAFDADESDRTDAFLDVDSGDIVDVAPDDRSATTASMDGIVVGIPAYNEEVGIGSTVLSAQRYAERVIVVDDGSSDGTASIAQKAGATVIEHETNRGKGGAIQTLFEYSRTVEFDVLVLMDADGQHVTGDIRSVANSVLEGDTDLVIGSRYLSPSEDDETPAYRRFGQKVLDYLTIHSSDVSLTDTQSGFRALSAETVETIRSGRTASASNPRWSIRRYETGCRYGRFPSTCGTRASTDRPTIRSTTGRSSRCISYSWFATAIRWCSSACRVCCSSSRERCTG
- a CDS encoding sulfatase-like hydrolase/transferase; this translates as MSAWEPYFDAFWNDGLTVDSSLLPAKLDAVSETLRNATDYARFRGRVTTTELAERAERWYGRTDGPRFCWLHLMDVHVPFLPGFRRSVESGLVRTLRSHYEFSKHHSEVDGETLATLEALYWECVDFLDEQIGKVFDFIDDDAVVVVVGDHGEEFNHGKYGHARLYDECVRVPLFASPTAAEWFSGAEEVRQLDIPATIASNLGLDVPSNWEGAPHGDEARRSYLLNHSPMLNRAYTGIRTEDRKVIETFDAETRRQLRTEAYDLAADPDETKDVSGTVEWESRLRTELDEFTSADEVAGNMMEDGTDLHDSTVETRLRTLGYK